CACGAGAGTAATGGCGGTTGAAATTCCAAAGACCCGTGCTTTCATGCATCTTGATACCGTCTTTACGATGGTCGATCATGATAAATTTACGATTCATCCTGCGATTGAAGGCCCGAATGGAGACATGAATATTTTTATCCTTGAAAAAGGAGAAGATGAAGATTCGGTTACAATCAGTACCCGCACCAACCTGACTGAAACGCTGAAAGAGGTGCTCGGTCTTGATGACATCGTTCTTATACCGTGCGGAGGCGGTGATGAAATCGCGTCAGCAAGGGAGCAGTGGAATGATGGATCGAACACCCTTGCAATCGCACCTGGGGTCGTTGTCACTTATGACCGGAACTATGTATCCAATGAACTGCTGCGCCAGCATGGCATCGAAGTGATTGAAGTGCTCAGCTCCGAACTTTCAAGGGGCAGGGGCGGACCGCGCTGCATGAGCATGCCGATAATGCGCGAGGACCTCTAAATCAGCTGTTTCTTTGATTGACTGCAAAAAAATTCAAATGAAAGAGGGAATTTTAAATGGCTGTTACTGAAAAAATTGATTTGACTGGAAGAAACTTTCTCACATTGAAGGATTTTTCCCCTTCCGAAATCAACTATTTGATTGATCTTGCAGCAGATTTGAAAGATAAGAAAAAAAACCGCATCCAGCACCGCTATCTTGAAGGGCAGAACATTGCATTGCTTTTCGAAAAGCCGTCAACGAGAACGCGCTGCGCTTTTACGGTGGCCTGCGCCGATCTCGGTGCCCATCCGGAGTATCTCGGCAAAAATGATATTCAATTCGGCAAGAAAGAGTCCGTTGAAGATACAGCAATCGTTCTAGGGCGCATGTTCGATGGGATTGAGTTCCGCGGTTTCAAACACGAGACGGTTGAAGGGCTTGCCGCTCACGCCGGTGTCCCTGTATGGAACGGTTTGACAGACCAATTTCATCCGACACAGATCCTTGCCGACTTCCTGACAGTAAAAGAGCAGCTTGGCAGACTTGAGGGTGTGAAGTTCGTTTATGTCGGAGACGGCCGCAACAATATGGGCAACAGTCTGCTGATCGGCGGTGCCAAAGTTGGAATGGACATCCGGATATGTGCACCGAAAAGCCTCTGGCCGTCTGATGAAATTGTGGAGTATGCAAGAGATACAGCGAAAGAGACAGGTGCGGTGGTCACTCTGACAGAGAGCATCGATGAAGCGGTTAAAGATGCAGATGTTATCTACACGGACGTCTGGGTTTCAATGGGCGAAGAAGACCAGTATGAAGAACGGATCAACCTTTTAAGACCATATCAGGTAAATATGGACATGCTCGAAAAGACAAATAATCCAGCTGTCATGTTCCTCCATTGCCTGCCGTCTTTCCATGATTTGAATACGGAGGTCGGCCGTGACATGCATGAAAGGTTCGGTCTTGCCGAATTGGAAGTGACAGATGAAGTATTCCGCAGCCGCCACTCATTTGTGTTCGATGAAGCGGAAAACAGGATGCATACCATTAAAGCTGTCATGGCGGCCACTAACGCCGACCTGTAAAAACGGGCTTAGTATTGTATTTGAATGTTGAGGTGATAAAAATATGAAACAGAAAAAAATAGTGATTGCACTGGGCGGCAATGCAATCCAGTCGGGGGATGCCACGGCGGCAGCCCAGCAAAAGGCACTTGTTGAAACTGCCAAACAGCTGGTGAAAATAATAGATGACGGGTTTGACATCATCATTACTCATGGAAACGGGCCGCAAGTGGGAAACCTGCTCCTTCAGCAAAAAGCGGCCGACAGCGAGAAGACACCGGCAATGCCGCTTGATACATGCGGAGCGATGAGTCAGGGGATGATCGGCTACTGGATGCAAAATGCTGTCGATCTGGCACTAAAACAGGCGAACATTAAAAAAGAAGCGGCGACAATCATTACAAGGGTTGTCGTTGACAGCAAAGATGAGGCATTCAAGAACCCTACGAAACCGATTGGCCCTTTTTACGGGGAGGAAGAGGCAAGGAAACTGATGACGGAACAATCCCTTACCTTTAAAGAGGATGCCGGCCGCGGCTGGCGCAGGGTCGTGCCGTCCCCCCAGCCGGTCAGCATCAGTGAAGCATCGATCATCAATGAACTTGTTGATAACGGCCATATTGTCATCGGTGTCGGCGGCGGAGGTATTCCGGTGGTAGAGACAGAGGAAGGTATGATCGGTGTTGAAGCTGTCATCGACAAGGACTTCGCCTCACAGAAGCTGGCTGAACTGGTAGAGGCCGACATGTTGCTCATTCTGACCGCAGTTGACCAGGTTTCCATCCATTTCAATAAGCCGGACCAGGAAGGGCTGGATGACATTTCTCCTGAACAGATCAGAAGGTATATAGATGACGGGGAATTTGCACCTGGCAGTATGCTCCCGAAAGTTGAAGCGGCTGTCAAATTCGCTGAATCCCGCCCGGGCAGGGAAGCAGTCATCACATCGCTTGATAAAGCTTATGAAGCACTTTACGGACTGGCCGGCACACGCATCATGAAAACGGCAGAGCAGGTCAGCTGAAGAAAGGGGGCCCGGCGGCAAGCCGGGGTTCCTCCTTATCTTTTGATAGGGGCAAAATTCTGTTGATTGGCTTGAGAAATTCTCCAAACGGTGAGGATTCAGAAAAGATTATTAAACGTCTGCGAAATGGGGGGACAGTAGGGAACACACCTAAGCGGCCATGGTGAGCCTAAAGAACCTATGCTATACATCCCTAGCAATGCATAGGCCAGCATGTCCCTGTACCTGCTTCAGAATTTACTCTCCCTTAGGAGATTGCAACAATGATAATGAAATCACTTTTCACTAGAAGAGATGAATGAAGAAAGCAAGCATTGGTGGTGAAGCAAATGAAATTGCTTGATGAAGCGAAGCTGAAGCAATCTCTCCAACAGATTGAGAATCAAAGTATAGAAGCGCTGAAAGAACTTGTCCGCATTCCCAGTGTGATTGGGGATCCGGCACCAGCGGCGCCATTCGGAACAGCGATTGGAGAAGCTTTGACGAACGTGCTGGAATTGTGCAGCCGGCTTGGGTTCAGGACATATCAGGATCCAGAAGGATATTACGGGTATGCGGAAATCGGTGAAGGACGTGAAATGGCCGGGATCCTGGGTCATCTTGATGTTGTGCCGCCAGGGAGTATTGGTGACTGGGACACCGGGCCCTTTGATCCTGCAGAACGGGAAGGAAAATTATTCGGACGCGGCACTCAGGATGATAAAGGGCCCGTCATCGCTTCAATTTTTGCCGCCCGGGCCCTAATGGATCAGGGTGTAACGTTCCATAAACGGCTTCGTTTTATTTTCGGGACAGACGAGGAGACGTTATGGCGCTGCATGGAAAAATACAAGGAAAAAGAAGAGGCTCCACATATGGGGTTCACGCCTGATTCGGTATTTCCGCTTGTATATGCGGAAAAGGGCCTGCTCCAGGTTCACTTGACAGCACAAAATACATCAACACTCCGCATCTCCGGCGGCTCAGCGTTCAACGCGGTTCCCGACAGCATCATTTACCGTGGGGACAATCAGGAACGAATCAAGGCTGAACTCGATAAGAAAGGTTACCCATACAACGAGGTACACGATGGTTTGGAGGTTATCGGAAAAGCGGCGCATGCACAGGCGGCAGAAAAAGGCGTAAATGCAATAAGCCGGCTGGCCATCGCCCTCTACAATGCGGGATTTGATTCAAAAGCAATCCGCTTCATCGCAGAACTGGCAGAAGATGATCCTCATGCCGAAGCGATTTTTGGGACTTGTGAAGATAAGCATTCCGGCAAGCTGAAGTTCAATATCGGCAAAATGATGCTCAATGAAGAATTTGAACAGCTGTCCATCGATATCCGGATACCGGTTACAGTCCGAAAGGAGGAAGTGGTTGAAAAGTTGTCCAGCGCAGCCTCGAGGTTCGGACTGGACTATGAAGAGTTCGATTGGCTGAAATCCATTTATCACCCGCTCGATCACCCGTTAATTGAAACGCTGCTGGAAGTATATCGGGATGAGAGCGGTGATACTTCATCTGAGCCGATTTCATCAGGCGGCGCAACATATGCGCGTGCCATTGATAATTGCGTTGCTTTTGGCGCCCTGTTTCCATGGAATGAGAAGGTTGAACATCAGCCGAATGAACATATCGTTTTGAAGGATTACAGGAAAGCCATGCACATATATGCCAAAGCGATTTATAAATTGACGCAGGGATAAGGAGGGTTATCGATGAAACGTTTTAAAATGCCGACCGCATTCTCCATTTTATTTATTATCATTGCAGCTGTTGCACTTTTGACCTGGGTTGTACCTGCAGGGCAGTATGAATATGTAGATCCTGAAGCAGATACGATGGAACCTGTACCTGGAACATACAGCGGGGCTGAACAAAACCCGCAGGGAATCTGGGAGGTACTGTACGCTCCTATAAAAGGATTTTTTGATGCGCAGGATATCGCATTGTTCGTCATTGTCATCGGCGGATTCATTGCTGTCGTCATGAAAACGGGCGCCATCGATGCAGGGATAGGGAGTGTCGTCAAAAAACTGAAAGGTCGGGAACACATTATGATCCCGATTTTGATGACCCTGTTCGCACTCGGGGGAACGACTTACGGGATGGCTGAAGAAACGATCGCGTTTTATCCATTGATCATTCCGGTCATCATCGCTGCCGGTTATGACACGATGACAGCCGTATCAATCGTTCTGCTCGGAGCGGGGGTCGGGGTGCTCGGATCGACAGTCAATCCATTTGCAACGGGCATCGCATCAGGTTTTGCCGGTATTTCAATCGGGGACGGCCTCTTGCTGCGGCTGCTTATTCTCGTGACGAGTCTTATTATTGCGATAATCTTTGTTATGCGATATGCGCAAAAAGTGAAGGCTGATCCGGACGAATCGCTCGTAGCGGATATGAGAGAAACCAACAGGGAGCATTTTTTGAGTGAAGAAATGGAAGGGGACGTTCTCGCGTTCACCGGCAAACGGAAAGCGGTCCTCTGGGTGTTTGGCATCACCTTTTTCCTGATGATATTAGCAGTCATTCCTTGGGCGTGGAAATTCAACATTACGCTGTTTGAAGACATTAACAATGCCATTCTCGGCATCCCTGTTATCGGAAGCGTCATCGGAGCAATTCCGCCATTCGGGGATTGGTGGTTCGGCGAATTGACACTTTTATTCCTGTTCGCGTCGATTGTCGTCGCGCTGATTTACAGAATGAATGAAGAGGAATTTGTCGGAACGTTTGTTGAAGGCGCGAAAGATCTTCTGGCTGTTGCCCTTATTATCGGTGTTTCACGCGGCATTACAGTTGTCATGAATGATGGAGGCATGACGGCGACTGTGCTGCACTGGGGGGAAGAGACGCTCGCATCACTTGGACCTGTAGCATTTTCGACCTTGACTTACTTGTTCTACTTGCCGCTGTCTTTCCTTGTGCCGTCAACTTCTGGTTTGGCGACATTATCAATGCCGATTATGGCGCCGCTCGGTGATTTTGCCGGTGTAGACAGAAATATCGTCATTACTGCTTATCAGTCCGCATCAGGCGTCATTAATATAATCACTCCGACTTCCGGTGTGGTCATGGGCGCGCTTGCAATTGCGCGGATTCCTTATGACCGTTACCTGAAGCATGTGTGGAAGCTGTTGATTATCCTGTCCGTTGTCGTCATCGTCCTGATGGGTGGAGCGGTATTGATTTAGGGGGAGAATCCCGTGATTTTTAAGGAAACCTGGCTTTCGTCCGGGTTTTCTTTTTTGATAAGGAAGAAAGCATAAGTTTCATACAACTCTCCCTCCGGAAGGAAGAAACGCTTTCCTGCGGTTATTCTCGCTTATGCGTACGCTGCTAAGCGGGCGCCTTGTGCATTTCGAGTGTCCAGCTCCAGTCGCCAGCGGCTATCGTCATAAGAGGTGATCCCCTCCGGAAGGGAAACCGCCTTCCTGCGGTGATCCCCGCTTATGCGTACGCCGCTAAGCGGGCGCCTTGCGCATTTCGAGTGTCCAGGTGCGAGCCAGGGTTTGTCGCCATGCATGAAAAAAGGAGCCGGTTTGGCGTGAAAACCGGGCTGAACGGCGTGAAACAGCTGCTCCGGCGTGAAAGTTGGCTTCTACGGCATGAAATATGGGAGATTACGCGTGAAACAGTGATCGTTTGGCGTGAAAGAAACGGGATTCCGCGCGAAAGTGCATCCCCCTGATTGCGGTTGTTCGCATACGGCGTGAAAAGCCGGGGATATGGCGCAAAGGAACAGTCATCTGGCGTGAAATACTAAGAAAAGTAATCGTTTTTTATAAAATGAGACAAATCCGGCAGGTTACCGGGCCTAAATGGTTGGAGTGATCCTGTATTATGAGTAAACAGCGCGGTTTTGGCTGTCGGTTTGCTTGAACCGGTGGAAGAACGTGCAAATTTCCATCCCCAAGGTACTCAGGCTGTGCTGATCTGCATCGTAATGGAATGCGGGTCAGCTGCTCCCCCCGCTTTTGCGTACGCCGCTAAGCGGGCGCCATGCTCTTTTGTTCCCGTTTAAGAAAGTATAAATTGTCAGCAAGGGAGTAGTTAGACACAGCGGTAAATTTTAAGAAAATAGATAAGGGCAGCTGCGCCCCTGTCCTCGCCTGAAGACACGCCAATCAGCGAGTTCACTTCACCTTTTAGGACTTGGCAAGCAGGGAAGCGGGTGGCTGCAGCGTGTATTTACAGATTATAAGGGCAGCTGCGACTCTGTCTTTGCCTAAAGATTCACCAGACAGGGGCTTTACGCCAGTGCGCATAAAGATACTCTACTGTCTATAAAAAACCAGACAAAAAACGTCCACAAACAACTGCGGTCAAGGTGGGAACGCTTGTTACAATGAAGTGGAAAGGGGTATCAAGCCAGGAAGGAGCGATACGTCTGATGAAACCTGAGAATCTTAAAAGCTTGCTGAAAAAGTTTGATTGCTTTTCAACGCTTACAGAGAAAGAACTGGCTGTATATGAACAATACGCATATTGGCGGAAATACCAAAAAGGCCAGCTTTTATTCTCTGAAGGGGATCCGCGCGAGAAAATCTATTTTCTGATGGAAGGCTATGTGAAACTCCATAAAGAAAACGAAAGCGCGACGCTTTCCTATAACCATTTTATCGGTCCGAATAATGTGTTTCCGATCGAGGGACTGTTCTCCAGCGAAACATACATTTATTCCGCAAAAGCTGTCACTGACATCACGCTAGTTTACATTCCTGCCGCGCTTTTCGAGGATTTGATCCGCCATAACGCAAGGCAGCTTGTCCTGATCCTGCAAAGCTATTCCCGCACCCTTGAACTCCACGAAGCTAGACTTCAGCTGCTTACAAACGCAACCGCCCAGGACCGGGTCGTCCACATCATCCATTACTTGATGGAAAGTGTCGGCGACAAAAGAGAAGATAAAATTATCATCAATTGCCCGCTGACATCCACAGACCTCGCCGAGATCTCCGGAACCTCAAGAAAAACGGTGAGCGATGTCATCAAACAGCTTAAAGATAACCGCATCCTGACTTTCGATCATAAAACAATAACCATCCACAAGCCTGATTACCTTGAAAAATCTGCATTATGACAAAGTGAAGTGCCTGGCAATTGCGTCGCAATTGCCAGGCACTTCATTGTTAACCGCAACTCCCCAGCCTCTTATTTTTTGTCCCTTTGCACAAATTTCCCCATCTGCCGGTATAATATTTACTGCTCCAATCGGCATTTTGTCCAGCTGATTGCCTGTTGGGCGAAGTGTTGTCCGTTTTTTGTGAAAACGTATTCACAGGGTTGTTTTCATTGCATATGATAAGTAACAAGGGATAATTGGTTAAACTGTATGAAAATGGGGTAAAAAAATGAAAACTAAGCAGAAAGAGGAAGAAAATATGAAGGGATCGACCTTATTGGGTGTTCTTGACTCCATGCGGCTGCCAAACGGTGCATATACCGCAAGTTTATCCGCTGATTATGATTACGTCTGGATTCGGGACGTCTGCTATTCAGTCCTGCCGTACCTCTCATCACAATGCTCCAGATACGAAAAAGCCTATTATGCCCTTTTTGATATGCTGAAAAGGTACGAATGGAAAATCGATATTCATACGAGGCAAAAGCCGACTTTTTTATATGAGCATATTCATGCCCGCTACTCGAAAAAGCTGACAGAAATCCCAGTGGAATGGGGGCATGCCCAGCATGATGCCATCGGGGCATTTTTATGGGGCGTAGGAGAAGGGGTCCGGCACGGCAAGCAGATGATCAGAGATGAAAAAGACAGGGATATCCTGCAAAAGCTGGTGGCGTATCTGGATTGTGTGGAGTATTGGCATGACGAAGATAACGGAATGTGGGAGGAAAACCGGGAAGTCCATGCTTCAAGCGTCGGCGCATGCGTAGCGGGCCTGAAGGCGGTCCGTTTGCTTGTTGATGTGCCGCCTCATCTGATCGAAAAAGGCCAGCGCACGCTTGACAGGATGCTTCCGCGCGAAAGTGAGACAAAGGATGTCGATCTCGCCCTGCTGTCACTCATCTATCCTTATCAAATCGTTTCCCGCGACAAGGCTCAAACGATCATCGCCAATGTGGTTGATGAGCTGGAACGGACCTACGGGTGCATCCGGTATAAGGATGACATGTATTATAATGAAGGCAGCGAGGCGGAATGGTGCTTCGGCTTTCCATGGCTGGGTCTTTGCTACAGCTTTCTCGGCCGGCAGGATAAAATTCTTGAATACTGGAAGAAAACAAAAACGGTCATTCAGGACAACGGATATATACCAGAACTCTACATCGGCGGTACTGGGAAGCCAAACGGCAATAACCCGCTTGCATGGGCAGTCGCCCTCACCTATATTTTGCACGACAGAATCAAACACGTTGAAAACTATGAATCATCCCGGCGCTTTGCCGAAAGACAGGAACAAAAAGCAGACCACAGAGAATCCGTTTAACAGCGGATTCTTTTTTAAAGGGCAGTGATGAGGCTCACCGTCCCCGCGCCGCGGCAGCAGACACCGTGAGTGCGGCAGGATGGAAGCTGGAACGGATGTCGCACTTGGGCCCGTGGTGAAGGCGAGGTCCTGCAGCGAAAATCAACTTCCCATTTCAACATGCTAGTATCGTAAGTCTTTCCTAATTCCACAATACTACTATTTTAAAAGGTTTTTTTCGAAAATCCGGGTAAGAAATGTTTAACAGAAGATGCATTTGTTACTCTTATATCCTAATACCAACAAGAACAGCAGACCATCATTTTTGAAAGTTGGCCCGCTGTTCTTCTTGGTGTTTAATGCGCTAAAAGGAATTTTATTTTTGTTGAGAATTTATATGAACACTGGGCCTGCCTGCATTGCTGGAAAAAGAAGGATTCAAAAAAAGGAATCAGGGTATGAAAAAGAAAATATGTTTTATTGAAAGGCCATGTATTCTTTGTTGAAACATGTCACATCCCCACGGGTTTTGTGACAATTTGATGAGCATAAAAACTTAAGCGCTTACAGTTTTTCAGAAAAGAAGGAAACTTCTGATAATGATAGAAATAGAAACGAGAGAGTGCAGAATGGGCCTGTTTCACATTGATTTTCGGATTGGTTTTATAAGACGGCTATTTTCTGGATGATGGTTGTATTTATTGTCGTATTGGACAACACACTCTGTGCCGTGACGGTTGATTGGTGCGGGGATGCGGAACCCCTGCGGGAACAGCGGGACAGGTGAGAGCCCATTGGAACAGCGATGGTGAGGCTCACCGCCCGTACCGATACGATCACCTGCAGCGGAAATCAATGCCCCATTTGAAAACAGTAAAAAAAAACGGTACGGCGGAAATTTTAATGAATGGGGTTGAATAGGTAAATGCAACCCCGGCTGCTTGAATTCTCAGCAAATTATCAGATGAGGTGCTTGTATGCAATCAGTGATGCCATCGCAAGAAGATATTTACTTATTTCATGAAGGAACACTTTACGAAAGCTGGAAAATGATGGGGTCCCATATCCTGGACGCGGAAGGGACAGAAGGTGTGCGGTTCGTCGTTTGGGCACCACATGCGAAAGAGGCCGCGGTCGTCGGAGATTTCAACAGCTGGGACGGCACGGGGCATAAAATGGATCGGATCAGCGGCGGATTATGGATGCTGTTCATTCCCGGCCTCACGGAAGGTGAGCTTTATAAATACGAATTGATCACAGAACAGAACGAGCGGATCCTGAAGGCCGATCCATATGCTTTCTTTGCCGAAAAAAAGCCCGATACAGCATCCGTGGTATACGGTCTTGAGGGTTATGATTGGCAGGACCGGAACTGGATCAAAGAGAGAAAACAGAAACCGGTTTATGAAAAACCTGTCCTTATTTATGAGGTCCATCCGGGCACGTGGAAAAAAACGCCCGAGGGAACCCACTATACATACCGCGAACTGGCAGATGAACTCATTCCTTATGTGAAAGAACTCGGATATACCCATATTGAAATGCTGCCGATTGCCGAGCATCCGTTTGACGGTTCCTGGGGTTATCAGCTTACCGGGTATTTCGCTGTGACGAGCCGCTATGGAACACCGAAGGATTTCATGTACTTTGTGGACCGCTGCCATCAGGAGGCGATCGGCGTAATCCTTGACTGGGTGCCCGCCCATTTCTGTAAAGACGCACACGGGCTTGGCCGATTCGACGGAACACCGCTTTATGAGCCTGCGGATGAAAGACGTGGGGAAAGGGCGAACTGGGGAACGTACAACTTCGATTACAGCAAACCGGAAGTCCGGTCATTCCTCATCTCAAATGCACTATTTTGGATGGAGATGTTCCATATCGACGGCATGAGAGTTGATGCTGTTTCCTACATGATTTACCTCAACCACGGATCCGATGCACAGCTTATGCTTAAGAACGAATTCGGCGGAGATGAAAACCTTGAAGCCATTGCGTTTTTAAAACAGCTCAATAAAGCAGTATTTGGCCGGTTTCCGTATACGCTTATGGCGGCAGAGGAAGCGACTGACTGGAAAGGTGTGACATCTCCTGTCCACGAAGGCGGCCTTGGCTTCAACTACAAATGGAATATGGGATGGATGAATGATATCCTCCACTACATGGATTATCACCCTGATCATAGGAGCGAGATTCACAATCAGCTTACCTTTTCGTTTTCATATACGTACACAGAAAATTACATTTTGCCCTTTTCACATGATGAGGTTGTCCACGGGAAAAAGTCCCTTCTCGATAAGATGCCGGGAGATTACTGGCAAAAGTTTGCGAATCTGAGATTACTGTTTTCATATATGATGGCACATCCGGGAAAGAAGCTGCTTTTCATGGGCGGGGAACTGGCCCAGTTTGCTGAATGGAAAGATAAAGAACAGCTGGACTGGCATCTTCTGGATTACGATTACCATTATAAGTTCCACCGTTTTGTCCGTTCCCTTAATCACTTTTATACTGGTGCAAGCAGCATATGGAGGCTTGACCATGAGCCGGATGGGCTGCAATGGATAAATGCCGATGATGCCGAAAAATCGGTTCTCTCATTCATCAGAAAAGGGAAGCGGAAAGGTGATTACACTATACACCTCTTCAACTTTTCCGCAAACGTGCATGAGGACTATCGGATAGGGGTTCCGTCGCGCGGAAGCTATACGGAAGTTTTCAACAGTGACCTGGAGGAATACGGAGGTTCTGGCCTGCACAATCCGACCATTCCAACAATGAAGGCGGAGTACCGTGACTTTTCATACAGTATAGCCATCAAACTTCCGCCGCTCGCCGCTGTTGTTCTGAAAAAGCAGCCTTCAAGGCCGAAACCGCATAAGCAAAAACCGAAAACAACGAGAAAGGGGTAATCTTAATGCCACAAAAA
The sequence above is drawn from the Bacillus marinisedimentorum genome and encodes:
- the argF gene encoding ornithine carbamoyltransferase; the protein is MAVTEKIDLTGRNFLTLKDFSPSEINYLIDLAADLKDKKKNRIQHRYLEGQNIALLFEKPSTRTRCAFTVACADLGAHPEYLGKNDIQFGKKESVEDTAIVLGRMFDGIEFRGFKHETVEGLAAHAGVPVWNGLTDQFHPTQILADFLTVKEQLGRLEGVKFVYVGDGRNNMGNSLLIGGAKVGMDIRICAPKSLWPSDEIVEYARDTAKETGAVVTLTESIDEAVKDADVIYTDVWVSMGEEDQYEERINLLRPYQVNMDMLEKTNNPAVMFLHCLPSFHDLNTEVGRDMHERFGLAELEVTDEVFRSRHSFVFDEAENRMHTIKAVMAATNADL
- the glgB gene encoding 1,4-alpha-glucan branching protein GlgB, producing MQSVMPSQEDIYLFHEGTLYESWKMMGSHILDAEGTEGVRFVVWAPHAKEAAVVGDFNSWDGTGHKMDRISGGLWMLFIPGLTEGELYKYELITEQNERILKADPYAFFAEKKPDTASVVYGLEGYDWQDRNWIKERKQKPVYEKPVLIYEVHPGTWKKTPEGTHYTYRELADELIPYVKELGYTHIEMLPIAEHPFDGSWGYQLTGYFAVTSRYGTPKDFMYFVDRCHQEAIGVILDWVPAHFCKDAHGLGRFDGTPLYEPADERRGERANWGTYNFDYSKPEVRSFLISNALFWMEMFHIDGMRVDAVSYMIYLNHGSDAQLMLKNEFGGDENLEAIAFLKQLNKAVFGRFPYTLMAAEEATDWKGVTSPVHEGGLGFNYKWNMGWMNDILHYMDYHPDHRSEIHNQLTFSFSYTYTENYILPFSHDEVVHGKKSLLDKMPGDYWQKFANLRLLFSYMMAHPGKKLLFMGGELAQFAEWKDKEQLDWHLLDYDYHYKFHRFVRSLNHFYTGASSIWRLDHEPDGLQWINADDAEKSVLSFIRKGKRKGDYTIHLFNFSANVHEDYRIGVPSRGSYTEVFNSDLEEYGGSGLHNPTIPTMKAEYRDFSYSIAIKLPPLAAVVLKKQPSRPKPHKQKPKTTRKG
- a CDS encoding glycoside hydrolase family 15 protein; this translates as MKGSTLLGVLDSMRLPNGAYTASLSADYDYVWIRDVCYSVLPYLSSQCSRYEKAYYALFDMLKRYEWKIDIHTRQKPTFLYEHIHARYSKKLTEIPVEWGHAQHDAIGAFLWGVGEGVRHGKQMIRDEKDRDILQKLVAYLDCVEYWHDEDNGMWEENREVHASSVGACVAGLKAVRLLVDVPPHLIEKGQRTLDRMLPRESETKDVDLALLSLIYPYQIVSRDKAQTIIANVVDELERTYGCIRYKDDMYYNEGSEAEWCFGFPWLGLCYSFLGRQDKILEYWKKTKTVIQDNGYIPELYIGGTGKPNGNNPLAWAVALTYILHDRIKHVENYESSRRFAERQEQKADHRESV
- a CDS encoding Crp/Fnr family transcriptional regulator, with protein sequence MGTLVTMKWKGVSSQEGAIRLMKPENLKSLLKKFDCFSTLTEKELAVYEQYAYWRKYQKGQLLFSEGDPREKIYFLMEGYVKLHKENESATLSYNHFIGPNNVFPIEGLFSSETYIYSAKAVTDITLVYIPAALFEDLIRHNARQLVLILQSYSRTLELHEARLQLLTNATAQDRVVHIIHYLMESVGDKREDKIIINCPLTSTDLAEISGTSRKTVSDVIKQLKDNRILTFDHKTITIHKPDYLEKSAL
- a CDS encoding YfcC family protein; this translates as MKRFKMPTAFSILFIIIAAVALLTWVVPAGQYEYVDPEADTMEPVPGTYSGAEQNPQGIWEVLYAPIKGFFDAQDIALFVIVIGGFIAVVMKTGAIDAGIGSVVKKLKGREHIMIPILMTLFALGGTTYGMAEETIAFYPLIIPVIIAAGYDTMTAVSIVLLGAGVGVLGSTVNPFATGIASGFAGISIGDGLLLRLLILVTSLIIAIIFVMRYAQKVKADPDESLVADMRETNREHFLSEEMEGDVLAFTGKRKAVLWVFGITFFLMILAVIPWAWKFNITLFEDINNAILGIPVIGSVIGAIPPFGDWWFGELTLLFLFASIVVALIYRMNEEEFVGTFVEGAKDLLAVALIIGVSRGITVVMNDGGMTATVLHWGEETLASLGPVAFSTLTYLFYLPLSFLVPSTSGLATLSMPIMAPLGDFAGVDRNIVITAYQSASGVINIITPTSGVVMGALAIARIPYDRYLKHVWKLLIILSVVVIVLMGGAVLI
- the arcC gene encoding carbamate kinase — its product is MKQKKIVIALGGNAIQSGDATAAAQQKALVETAKQLVKIIDDGFDIIITHGNGPQVGNLLLQQKAADSEKTPAMPLDTCGAMSQGMIGYWMQNAVDLALKQANIKKEAATIITRVVVDSKDEAFKNPTKPIGPFYGEEEARKLMTEQSLTFKEDAGRGWRRVVPSPQPVSISEASIINELVDNGHIVIGVGGGGIPVVETEEGMIGVEAVIDKDFASQKLAELVEADMLLILTAVDQVSIHFNKPDQEGLDDISPEQIRRYIDDGEFAPGSMLPKVEAAVKFAESRPGREAVITSLDKAYEALYGLAGTRIMKTAEQVS
- a CDS encoding M20 family metallopeptidase produces the protein MKLLDEAKLKQSLQQIENQSIEALKELVRIPSVIGDPAPAAPFGTAIGEALTNVLELCSRLGFRTYQDPEGYYGYAEIGEGREMAGILGHLDVVPPGSIGDWDTGPFDPAEREGKLFGRGTQDDKGPVIASIFAARALMDQGVTFHKRLRFIFGTDEETLWRCMEKYKEKEEAPHMGFTPDSVFPLVYAEKGLLQVHLTAQNTSTLRISGGSAFNAVPDSIIYRGDNQERIKAELDKKGYPYNEVHDGLEVIGKAAHAQAAEKGVNAISRLAIALYNAGFDSKAIRFIAELAEDDPHAEAIFGTCEDKHSGKLKFNIGKMMLNEEFEQLSIDIRIPVTVRKEEVVEKLSSAASRFGLDYEEFDWLKSIYHPLDHPLIETLLEVYRDESGDTSSEPISSGGATYARAIDNCVAFGALFPWNEKVEHQPNEHIVLKDYRKAMHIYAKAIYKLTQG